In Clostridium thermosuccinogenes, the genomic stretch CTTTCTCTTTCATGCTGACTCTTTGTTGCTGCTTATTAATTAAAGTCGTATCGATTGAATTGATTTAATTGATTTCACATGTTTAATGACGGATAAAGTTTTAACCGAGCTCACTATAAAGCTGGGAGGATGGAATTATGTTTGATAGGAACAAGGTAAAGCTTGGTATAGCCCCTATTGCCTGGACCAATGACGATATGCCGGAATTGGGTGCGGAAAACACCTTTGAGCAATGCATCAGCGAGATGGCTTTGGCAGGATATACAGGGAGCGAGATCGGAAACAAATATCCCAAGGACCCGGAAGTATTAAAGAAAGCCTTGGATTTAAGAAACTTGACTATCTGCAATACCTGGTTCAGTGCTTTTCTGACAACAAAACCCCTGGAGGAAACCGTGGAGGCTTTTATAAAGCAAAGGGATTTTCTGTATGAGTTGGGAGCAAGGGTCATAGGCGTAGCAGAGCAGGGACACAGCATACAGGGCATGATGGATGTGCCTGTTATGGCGAATAAGCCGGTATTTACGGACGAAGAATGGGAAAGACTTGCGGCAGGCTTGAATGAACTGGGCCGCCTTGCTGCTGAAAAGGATATGGTGGTGGCGTACCATCATCATATGGGTACAGGAGTACAGACCTTTGAAGAAATAGACAGGCTCATGGAAATGACGGACCCCAGGCTGGTATATTTGCTTTTCGACACAGGACATCTGACGTTTTCAGGGGTGAATCCGCAAGAAGTCCTCAAAAAATATGTGCATAGGATTAAGCATGTACACCTGAAGGATATCCGAAAAGACGTGCTGGACAGGGTGGGCAAAGAAAATATGAGCTTCCTGCAGGCAGTAAGGGAAGGAGTATTTACTGTTCCCGGAGATGGTATGATAGATTTTGTTCCGCTGTTTAAAATACTGGCTGAAAATAATTATGAAGGCTGGTTTGTGGTAGAGGCTGAGCAGGATCCGGCCAAAGCAAATCCTCTGGAATATGCAATCAAGGCAAGAAAATATATAAGGGAAAAAACAGGACTGTAAATTTTGAATGGGGGTTTATGGAATGGAAAAGAAAATTACGATTGGTATAATCGGGGCAGGAAGAATCGGTAAACTTCATGCGGAAAATATAGCCAATAATTTTAAATATGTAGAAATCAAAACCATATCCGATCTTTATGCCGATAAGATAGCTGATTGGGCAAAAAGCCTGGGTGTTAAGAATGTATGCAGTGATTACAAGGAAATCATAAATGATCCGGAGATTGACGCTGTTCTGGTGTGCTCGTCCACCAATACCCATTCCCAGATATCCTACGAGGCTGCGAAAGCAGGAAAACACATTTTCTGCGAGAAGCCTATAGATTATGATATTGACAGGATAAAAAAGGTTATGGAAGCAGTGGATGAAGCTGGAGTAAAGTTCCAGGTAGGCTTTAACCGCAGGTTTGATCACAATTTCAAAAGGGTGCGGGAGCTGGTGAAAGAAGGTAAGATCGGAGAGCCCCATATAATAAAGATAACTTCCAGAG encodes the following:
- the iolE gene encoding myo-inosose-2 dehydratase — translated: MFDRNKVKLGIAPIAWTNDDMPELGAENTFEQCISEMALAGYTGSEIGNKYPKDPEVLKKALDLRNLTICNTWFSAFLTTKPLEETVEAFIKQRDFLYELGARVIGVAEQGHSIQGMMDVPVMANKPVFTDEEWERLAAGLNELGRLAAEKDMVVAYHHHMGTGVQTFEEIDRLMEMTDPRLVYLLFDTGHLTFSGVNPQEVLKKYVHRIKHVHLKDIRKDVLDRVGKENMSFLQAVREGVFTVPGDGMIDFVPLFKILAENNYEGWFVVEAEQDPAKANPLEYAIKARKYIREKTGL